In a single window of the Drosophila albomicans strain 15112-1751.03 chromosome 3, ASM965048v2, whole genome shotgun sequence genome:
- the LOC117569627 gene encoding uncharacterized protein LOC117569627, which translates to MATSSLYVAGVTCLGFVCFALASVAIGIPIWGYYDSPSGGYDYDRGYFGPFKVCKQLTYNREKCGNDVSKFRLSNAVFASGILAVGSSALLGIFCILSVIQHAMISSREKVVMSYTSLVIVKLILALLGGLLAIIAAVLFALQIDEQERFGFKISRGISFYIQIVVIVLSIALFVAAVYDVIFSRSSGGDPTMALDASSPASATTFNNPGFKEPRSRNGVSVTDASGKPYSGIRNGAGTAGSVASMSTTVTSVSNGSTLDSVTRSPLRSSLKKPRPRPDPTLGIQNPGYSGSGSSPPMRRNGSVKKVRIQTHSTEV; encoded by the exons ATGGCAACGTCGTCACTTTATGTTGCTGGGGTGACCTGTTTGGGTTTcgtgtgctttgctttggccTCCGTCGCCATTGGCATACCCATTTGGGGTTACTACGATAGTCCATCAG GTGGCTATGACTACGATCGCGGCTATTTTGGGCCCTTTAAAGTGTGTAAGCAATTGACTTATAATCGCGAGAAATGCGGCAACGATGTCTCCAAGTTCCGGCTGAGCA ATGCTGTATTCGCCAGCGGAATTTTGGCTGTGGGCAGCTCAGCGCTGCTAGGCATCTTCTGCATACTGTCGGTCATCCAACACGCGATGATATCGTCACGGGAGAAGGTGGTCATGTCCTACACATCGCTGGTCATTGTCAAACTCATCCTTGCCCTCCTGGGTG GTTTGCTGGCCATTATAGCCGCAGTCCTTTTTGCGTTGCAAATCGATGAACAGGAGCGCTTTGGTTTCAAGATATCGCGTGGCATTTCCTTTTACATACAG ATAGTTGTGATTGTTTTATCGATTGCGCTGTTTGTCGCCGCCGTCTATGATGTCATCTTCTCCCGCAGCTCTGGAGGCGATCCTACAATGGCGCTGGACGCTTCATCGCCAGCTAGTGCGACCACATTCAACAATCCCGGCTTCAAGGAGCCGCGTAGTCGCAACGGCGTCTCGGTTACAGATGCCTCTGGCAAGCCATACAGTGGCATCCGCAATGGAGCCGGCACAGCAGGCAGCGTGGCTTCTATGAGCACCACTGTCACAAGTGTCTCGAATGGTTCGACATTGGACTCTGTGACACGCTCCCCGCTGCGTTCGAGTCTCAAGAAACCGCGACCCCGGCCAGATCCGACGCTGGGCATTCAAAATCCCGGCTACTCCGGCTCGGGCAGCTCGCCGCCGATGCGTCGCAATGGCAGCGTGAAAAAAGTTCGCATTCAAACGCACAGCACAGAGGTTTAG
- the LOC117571528 gene encoding uncharacterized protein LOC117571528, which yields MKSKTLHKSLILLLLMLLLFVFFPPSARCQPLTPPDEPAKQRPFIFIKHNASPEDAKNYQITIEKDPQPGEPCLTISWKTNPDGSGPSDPQIYLSHGYFKIVTASQPKVQ from the exons atgaaatcaaaaacattGCACAAGTCTCtaattctgctgctgctgatgctgctgctgtttgttttctttccgCCATCAGCTCGTTGCCAGCCAT TGACGCCTCCGGATGAGCCAGCGAAGCAACGCCCATTCATATTCATTAAGCACAATGCGAGCCCTGAGGATGCAAAGAATTATCAGATAACCATCGAAAAAGATCCACAGCCTGGCGAACCGTGCCTCACAATTAGCTGGAAGACCAATCCAGATGGCAGCGGACCCTCCGATCCTCAGATTTATCTGTCGCATGGTTACTTTAAGATCGTTACTGCCTCACAGCCAAAGGtgcaataa
- the LOC117571516 gene encoding uncharacterized protein LOC117571516: MSRRQQEILRIERQVRAKLPYRTFRDITFDREQIKASIVPLSFIEARRKRGPIYEALQDELRHEGCLMMPEFLRCLAEKEQALFDSISIRARIIDDRPLLYEVIDKLKCAELAVIKRKVKGLKECFTLFYETLLLLEPYRVKYEYALNAVMEHIVSLCHNIEGQERDAAEMIARIYHRFAIFLEHTGQRVNAITYLKSTLELVRGHMWLSEPEKGSASPILHALVAQQLARQLLIHGRQIVRQQPEEAVDMARKATVLIAEIGRQKNLDIFCDTFLERAFFLMEANKYHAAQQCLEQIKSEIIACTEYRFVKLNIKLYLYLGQCAESFDHVDKAISNFKRALRLSRLYDHKDHEAEILLNLGKLFARDTQKTGIAKKCYNQAKSIYIDFNDNHSKKTAVFLMGKLLADEITPLYMAMLKASNSRYCAFFNLRQWKNRCRPFWHKLGHEIIKQEKDSIYCLLEEEKEDPVYVPDFPDLEGNTFKVEEGDI, translated from the exons ATGTCACGACGTCAGCAGGAAATCCTGCGCATCGAGCGTCAAGTGAGGGCCAAATTGCCCTATCGCACGTTTCGTGACATCACATTCGATCGCGAGCAGATCAAGGCCAGCATTGTGCCCCTGAGTTTCATTGAGGCACGTCGCAAGCGCGGTCCCATCTATGAGGCACTGCAAGATGAGCTGCGCCACGAAGGCTGCCTGATGATGCCCGAATTCTTGCGCTGCCTGGCCGAGAAGGAGCAGGCGCTGTTTGATTCAATCAGCATACGTGCGAGGATCATCGATGATCGTCCGCTGCTCTACGAGGTGATTGATAAGCTGAAGTGTGCGGAGCTCGCTGTGATCAAGCGTAAAGTGAAGGGTCTGAAAGAGTGCTTTACACTCTTCTATgagacgctgctgctgctcgaacCGTATCGCGTTAAGTATGAGTATGCATTGAATGCTGTCATGGAACACATTGTTTCTCTCTGTCACAACATCGAGGGACAGGAGCGCGATGCTGCCGAGATGATAGCTCGCATCTATCACAGGTTTGCCATATTTTTGGAACACACTGGGCAACGTGTCAATGCGATTACGTACTTGAAATCCACTCTCGAATTGGTGCGTGGGCACATGTGGCTCTCTGAGCCAGAAAAAGGTTCAGCTAGTCCCATTCTACACGCGCTTGTGGCTCAACAACTCGCCAGGCAACTGCTCATCCATGGCCGGCAGATTGTGCGACAGCAACCTGAGGAGGCAGTTGATATGGCCAGAAAGGCAACTGTACTAATAGCAGAGA TCGGACGCCAGAAGAACTTGGACATCTTTTGCGATACGTTCTTGGAGCGCGCTTTCTTTCTCATGGAGGCTAACAAATATCATGCAGCTCAGCAGTGCTTAGAGCAGATCAAATCGGAGATTATAGCTTGCACCGAGTATAGATTTGTCAAGCTCAACATCAAATTATATCTGTATCTGGGTCAATGCGCTGAAAG CTTCGATCACGTTGATAAGGCCATTTCCAACTTTAAGCGTGCTCTGCGTTTATCACGTCTCTACGATCACAAGGATCACGAAGCAGAGATTCTGCTGAATCTGGGCAAACTCTTTGCCCGCGATACCCAGAAGACGGGCATTGCCAAGAAGTGCTACAATCAGGCGAAAAGCATTTACATTGACTTCAACGACAACCATAGCAAGAAGACTGCTGTTTTTCTCATGGGAAAGCTGCTGGCCGACGAGATTACGCCACTCTACATGGCCATGTTGAAGGCATCGAATTCGCGTTATTGCGCTTTCTTCAATCTGCGACAATGGAAGAATCGCTGTCGTCCCTTCTGGCATAAGTTGGGCCACGAGATCATCAAACAGGAAAAGGACAGTATCTACTGTCTGCTCGAGGAGGAGAAAGAGGATCCCGTATACGTGCCAGACTTTCCCGATCTTGAAGGCAACACATTCAAAGTTGAAGAAGGTGACATATGA